One Thalassoglobus sp. JC818 genomic region harbors:
- a CDS encoding HEAT repeat domain-containing protein, with protein sequence MQASDSELQTVFNALRASANPNVLSRLLRVFSNRPLPEFDSHLIDLCQHSDSAVRSAAIAALSMNRNSFIRNFAAEQLSKGSFDVAIKQFVNNFEVGDESRILKALKFTEGKYEQHSTLMDITKVLEANSHADCSKLALIAYFETPCQLCRSSAARLLRQQNAAPNWLIDEIAFDAEEQCVNLFSDQDSKIIE encoded by the coding sequence ATGCAAGCGAGCGACTCAGAATTGCAAACGGTTTTCAACGCACTCCGCGCCTCAGCCAATCCAAACGTGCTCAGCCGTCTGCTGAGAGTTTTCTCCAACCGACCGTTACCTGAGTTTGACTCTCATCTTATCGACCTCTGTCAACATAGCGATTCTGCAGTACGAAGTGCTGCGATCGCTGCACTTTCCATGAACAGAAACTCCTTCATTCGCAATTTCGCTGCTGAACAACTTTCGAAAGGATCTTTTGATGTAGCGATCAAGCAGTTCGTGAACAACTTTGAAGTCGGAGATGAATCCCGGATACTGAAAGCACTGAAATTCACGGAGGGCAAGTATGAGCAGCATTCGACACTAATGGATATAACTAAAGTCCTCGAGGCCAACTCTCACGCTGATTGTTCGAAATTGGCGCTAATTGCATACTTTGAAACACCATGCCAACTGTGTCGGTCCAGTGCAGCTCGTCTGCTTCGCCAACAAAACGCAGCACCGAACTGGCTTATAGACGAGATTGCGTTTGACGCGGAAGAGCAGTGCGTCAACCTGTTTAGTGACCAAGATTCGAAAATTATCGAATGA